The DNA region GTCTCGAAGAGCAGATACGGGAGATCGAGGACGAAATCAGGAAAACTCCCTACAACAAGGCGACCTCCAAACACATCGGCCGCCTCAAGGCGAAAGTCGCGAAGATCCGTGACGAGGCTGTGACCCGGGCGATGGCCTCCGCCGGAGGGGGGGAGGGCTACTCCGTCAGGAAATCGGGAGACGCCACCGTTGTCCTCGTTGGGTTCCCGTCAGTCGGTAAGAGCACGCTGCTCAACAGTCTCACCGGTGAGAACCTGAGCGAGACAGCCTCCTACGCCTTCACGACAGTCTCCGTCATACCGGGCTTGATGGAGCACCGGGGCGCAAAGATCCAGATCCTGGATATCCCGGGGCTGATAGCCGGCGCAGCCATGGGGAAGGGCCGCGGGAAGGAGGTCATCGCTGTCGTGCGGAGCGCTGACCTGATCCTGATACTGGTCGACGTCTTCAACCAGCAGCACACAGACGTCCTCCTCCGCGAACTCCACGATGCAGGTATCCGGATCAACCGGGAGAGGCCCGATATAACCATCAAGAAGACCGGCAACGGCGGGATAAGGCTGAACACCGTCGGTGCTGTTGACC from Methanoculleus receptaculi includes:
- a CDS encoding OBG GTPase family GTP-binding protein, with protein sequence MSSLEEQIREIEDEIRKTPYNKATSKHIGRLKAKVAKIRDEAVTRAMASAGGGEGYSVRKSGDATVVLVGFPSVGKSTLLNSLTGENLSETASYAFTTVSVIPGLMEHRGAKIQILDIPGLIAGAAMGKGRGKEVIAVVRSADLILILVDVFNQQHTDVLLRELHDAGIRINRERPDITIKKTGNGGIRLNTVGAVDLDIEEIRSILAENKIMNAEVLIREGVTQDDFIDAMIGNRVYVPAFIAVNKVDLVDERMRQEIEENLTERFGEPPIMVSAQSGYNIEELRDAIFDSLRFMRVYLKPVGGPADLDEPLIIRSPATVEDVCNRLHRDFADKFRYAKVWGRSAKHDAQRVGLNHRLADGDILTIVTRR